Proteins encoded together in one Balaenoptera musculus isolate JJ_BM4_2016_0621 chromosome 6, mBalMus1.pri.v3, whole genome shotgun sequence window:
- the DMAC1 gene encoding distal membrane-arm assembly complex protein 1 — protein sequence MGSFVSQPLEPVKGVAPPDVASSANPAPVIAPGAPTSPAEAPLFNNCWSCRVLSGSGLIGAGGYVYWAARKPMKLGYPPGPGAIAQMVFGISIACWGVVILSDPKGKAFRAG from the exons ATGGGTTCTTTCGTTTCCCAGCCACTTGAGCCAGTCAAGGGCGTTGCGCCTCCTGATGTCGCCTCCTCCGCCAACCCCGCGCCCGTCATTGCACCCGGAGCGCCGACCTCTCCAGCAGAAGCCCCTCTATTTAATAACTGCTGGAGCTGTCGCGTGCTCTCCGGGTCCGGGCTGATAGGGGCGGGCGGGTACGTGTACTGGGCGGCAAGGAAGCCCATGAAGCTGGGATACCCCCCGGGTCCAGGAGCTATTGCGCAGATGGTCTTCGGCATCA GCATTGCTTGCTGGGGTGTAGTCATCCTGTCAGACCCCAAAGGGAAGGCCTTCCGCGCTGGTTGA